Proteins co-encoded in one Patescibacteria group bacterium genomic window:
- a CDS encoding pentapeptide repeat-containing protein, whose product MNNIAKKQNFTLNDEEEYQDLEIIGQDFSGKTFNSLDFKNCTIRNCDFSKVIINKLSLVEVKFIECDFANLETEELYVKKTVFDKCRMTGFIGSEGILAEVQFINCQLKFSQFRFAQLKDIRFENCPSSESDFYSSSFFKVDFLNCDLEKTEMSKTKHYRTDLRTSKIQGLKIGIESLEGITIDHSQIIDLAWLLGVKIK is encoded by the coding sequence ATGAACAATATAGCAAAAAAACAAAATTTCACATTGAATGATGAGGAGGAATATCAGGATTTAGAAATTATTGGACAGGATTTTAGTGGCAAAACTTTTAATTCTCTTGATTTTAAAAATTGCACTATTAGAAATTGTGATTTTAGTAAGGTTATAATAAATAAACTTTCTTTAGTTGAAGTTAAATTTATTGAATGCGATTTTGCTAATCTAGAAACAGAAGAGTTGTATGTTAAAAAAACAGTTTTTGATAAATGTAGGATGACTGGTTTTATCGGGTCAGAAGGAATACTAGCGGAAGTACAATTTATTAATTGCCAGTTAAAATTTTCTCAATTTCGTTTTGCACAGTTAAAAGATATAAGGTTTGAAAATTGTCCTTCGAGTGAATCTGATTTTTATTCTTCCTCTTTCTTCAAAGTGGATTTTTTAAATTGTGATTTAGAAAAAACAGAAATGTCAAAAACCAAACACTATAGAACTGATCTTAGAACAAGCAAGATTCAGGGATTGAAAATAGGGATTGAAAGTTTAGAAGGAATTACTATTGATCATAGTCAAATAATCGACCTCGCTTGGCTACTGGGAGTGAAAATTAAATAA
- a CDS encoding thrombospondin type 3 repeat-containing protein yields MFDNKNKLEEFNYENNESLSKSQLLMGGGVLLVLVLVSFFIFFMNKKNQKISNINESGPVSNVFDLDSDGDGLNDREEKEYGTNPFERDTDGDSYSDKEEIDLGYNPRGDGPIENLTFSTSSKRDESREDDSVAVKNYLKQSHSPFSGISKYLSIGGILSLFFRIVFFILALLLSAVIFNFIARNIFKQYQVTSERTMKTFAIFYISVFLSEIIRNILVYLLPNIFVLIAGYFIAFSFGIFLFFYLFIKEYKFSIFTLIGIWIVEMIIAFIIFLIIMMPFVLLFISAMRDNSFGIGA; encoded by the coding sequence ATGTTTGATAATAAAAATAAATTAGAGGAATTTAATTATGAAAACAATGAAAGTCTAAGCAAGAGCCAGTTGCTGATGGGTGGAGGAGTTTTGCTTGTCCTGGTTTTAGTTTCTTTTTTTATTTTTTTCATGAATAAGAAGAATCAAAAAATTTCTAATATTAACGAAAGTGGTCCTGTAAGTAATGTTTTTGATTTAGACAGTGATGGAGATGGTTTAAATGATAGAGAAGAGAAAGAGTATGGAACAAACCCATTTGAAAGGGATACTGATGGAGATTCATATAGCGATAAAGAAGAAATTGATTTAGGATATAATCCTAGAGGAGATGGGCCGATTGAAAATTTGACTTTTTCGACAAGTAGTAAGAGGGATGAATCAAGGGAAGATGATTCAGTAGCGGTTAAAAACTATTTAAAACAAAGCCATTCCCCGTTTTCAGGGATAAGCAAATATCTATCAATTGGTGGAATACTTTCGTTATTTTTTAGAATTGTTTTTTTTATTTTAGCGCTACTTCTTTCAGCTGTTATTTTTAATTTCATTGCTAGGAATATTTTTAAGCAATATCAAGTTACCTCCGAAAGAACAATGAAAACATTCGCAATTTTTTATATCTCTGTTTTTTTGAGCGAAATCATTAGGAATATTTTAGTATATTTATTGCCAAATATTTTTGTTCTAATTGCAGGGTACTTTATTGCTTTCTCTTTTGGGATTTTTCTTTTCTTCTATTTATTTATAAAAGAATATAAGTTTTCAATATTTACTTTAATCGGTATTTGGATAGTTGAAATGATAATAGCTTTTATAATTTTTTTAATTATTATGATGCCTTTTGTCCTGTTGTTTATTTCAGCTATGCGTGATAATTCATTCGGAATTGGAGCATAA
- a CDS encoding M48 family metallopeptidase — translation MEENTIKYKLRRGVKTKRLSISIHSDSRVVVSAPRKLSQGSIDQFLKKKKDWIKKSLDFYKNRVDKLPSIELDSKKRKEIELYITAILEEINKLYNFKYTRVFVKNHKSRWGSCSSARNLNFNYRIISLPNHLAEYIIAHELCHLKEMNHSKRFWDLVALSIPNHKERRRELKKIIF, via the coding sequence ATGGAGGAAAATACAATAAAATATAAGCTCAGAAGAGGTGTCAAAACAAAAAGATTGAGTATTAGTATTCATAGTGATTCAAGAGTTGTAGTTTCTGCTCCGCGCAAGTTATCTCAAGGAAGTATTGATCAATTTTTAAAAAAGAAAAAAGACTGGATAAAAAAATCTCTTGATTTTTATAAAAACAGAGTAGACAAACTTCCCAGCATTGAATTGGATAGTAAAAAAAGAAAAGAGATTGAGCTATACATAACAGCCATATTAGAGGAGATAAACAAGCTATACAACTTTAAATACACTAGGGTTTTTGTTAAAAATCATAAAAGTAGATGGGGTTCTTGTTCCAGCGCACGGAATCTAAATTTTAATTACAGGATTATATCTTTGCCAAATCATTTAGCAGAATATATTATCGCCCATGAGCTATGTCATTTGAAAGAAATGAATCACTCCAAAAGATTCTGGGATTTAGTGGCGCTTAGTATTCCTAATCATAAAGAAAGAAGAAGAGAACTTAAAAAAATAATTTTCTAA
- a CDS encoding peptidoglycan DD-metalloendopeptidase family protein, with amino-acid sequence MKKFFYKLILIFLIVQVGYFAYSFLFDRGKEINSSSIDSTDQEMVIIPEKQDRIEKIEIVDGSTYGALMEEMDIPGSVYMEIYDSSEDVYDLVKIRLGRFIELVYDKDTDEFKELKYKIDTEDELHIRNTKYLIKEDAVASSTEEINTWIAEVAPIPYEIKVVRKEGVVETSVYMAAINNDIDERAIIDLANAFQWSIDFAMDPRVGDTFKMFYEERYLDGEYVMPGRILAGVYVNDGKEFDVYYFEESDDNIGYFDKDANSVQKMFLKAPVEFRYISSGYTTGSRVVMEIGLYGPHRAIDYAAPMGTPIRSVGNGTITFAGWSSSGYGYLTKIRHNGTYSTNYAHQSRIGVRVGQKVSQGDIIGYVGSTGYSTGPHLHYEMVKNGSKIDPLKEILPPGKPIKEENKERFFSLLEEYNKQLN; translated from the coding sequence ATGAAGAAATTTTTTTACAAGCTAATTCTTATATTTTTAATTGTTCAGGTGGGGTATTTTGCCTACTCTTTTTTGTTTGATAGGGGAAAAGAGATAAATTCGAGCTCTATTGACAGCACTGATCAAGAGATGGTTATTATACCAGAAAAGCAAGACAGGATAGAAAAAATTGAAATAGTCGATGGTTCTACATACGGAGCGTTAATGGAGGAGATGGATATTCCTGGCTCTGTCTACATGGAGATTTATGATTCATCAGAGGACGTTTATGATTTGGTTAAAATTCGACTTGGTCGTTTTATTGAGCTTGTTTATGATAAAGACACAGATGAATTTAAAGAACTAAAATATAAAATAGACACAGAGGATGAATTACATATTAGAAACACAAAATATTTAATCAAAGAAGACGCTGTGGCATCTAGCACAGAAGAAATAAACACCTGGATTGCAGAGGTAGCACCTATTCCGTATGAAATAAAAGTTGTCAGAAAAGAAGGGGTTGTTGAAACTTCTGTTTATATGGCCGCAATTAATAACGATATTGATGAGCGGGCAATTATTGATTTGGCGAATGCTTTTCAATGGAGCATCGATTTTGCAATGGACCCTCGTGTCGGAGATACTTTTAAAATGTTTTACGAAGAAAGATATCTGGACGGAGAGTATGTAATGCCAGGTCGTATATTGGCTGGTGTTTATGTGAATGACGGGAAAGAATTTGATGTATATTATTTTGAAGAGTCTGATGACAATATCGGATACTTTGATAAGGATGCCAACTCAGTTCAGAAAATGTTTTTGAAAGCCCCTGTAGAATTTAGATATATTTCATCTGGGTATACAACGGGCAGTAGAGTGGTAATGGAAATAGGTTTGTATGGACCACACAGAGCGATTGATTATGCTGCTCCAATGGGAACCCCAATTAGGTCAGTTGGGAATGGAACAATTACTTTTGCGGGTTGGAGTTCATCAGGATATGGATATCTTACAAAGATTAGGCACAATGGCACATACTCTACTAATTACGCTCATCAATCAAGAATAGGAGTTAGAGTAGGGCAGAAAGTGTCACAGGGAGATATTATAGGCTATGTTGGCTCAACAGGTTATTCAACTGGCCCTCATCTTCATTATGAAATGGTAAAGAATGGCTCAAAGATAGACCCACTCAAGGAAATCTTGCCACCAGGTAAGCCAATCAAAGAAGAAAACAAAGAAAGATTCTTTAGTCTTTTAGAAGAATACAATAAACAGCTCAACTAA
- a CDS encoding alpha-glucosidase: MFENKNKKEWWKEAVVYQVYPRSFNDTNGDGNGDLRGIIDKLDYIKSLGIDAIWISPIYTSPMTDNGYDISDYYSINPMFGNMDDFDELLEGIHKRKMKLMMDLVINHTSVEHPWFLESRSSVDNPKRDWYIWREGKNGGEPNNWASHFMNSVWELDEKTNQYYFHMFAREQADLNWNNHEVKKEIFNMVDFWLKKGVDAFRMDMANYLMKADGFPDAPKRDGDDRKYIHGEGLYANQAGMHELINELKEKVLAPHGAALFGETYFLDKDSALDYVAYARKEFDLIYQYEVVGARGNWEEAKRSVREWYESFNGKGWNSITLSNHDSPRPISLFGDDGEYRKESAKCLATFLLTAPGTPFFLQGEEIGMTNVLFENIDCYSDIEMKEKYKERVSNGEDSEVVFRDVAKWSRDNARTPMQWGKTKNAGFSNGNPWLGVNQNYKDINVEAEESDKKSILNFYKNIIKIRRKHPALVYGDYIPLVPDDWETYAYMRVLGKSRYIVFLNTSKRTWKMDALKELKPKSKLLISNYDTHDDPGDGLLLRPWEVRIYKAS; the protein is encoded by the coding sequence ATGTTTGAAAATAAAAATAAAAAAGAATGGTGGAAGGAAGCGGTGGTTTATCAGGTTTATCCGCGTAGTTTTAATGATACGAATGGAGATGGAAATGGTGACTTGAGAGGTATTATCGATAAATTAGACTATATAAAAAGTCTTGGAATTGATGCTATTTGGATATCGCCAATTTATACATCACCAATGACTGATAATGGTTATGATATATCTGATTATTATTCTATAAACCCTATGTTTGGAAATATGGATGACTTTGATGAACTTCTTGAGGGAATACACAAGCGGAAAATGAAACTAATGATGGATCTTGTTATTAATCATACTTCCGTAGAACATCCATGGTTTTTAGAATCTCGTTCTAGTGTTGATAATCCAAAACGGGATTGGTATATTTGGCGAGAGGGAAAAAATGGAGGTGAGCCAAATAACTGGGCTTCTCATTTTATGAACTCGGTTTGGGAGCTAGATGAAAAAACTAATCAATATTATTTTCACATGTTTGCCCGTGAGCAAGCAGACCTAAATTGGAATAATCACGAAGTGAAAAAAGAAATATTTAACATGGTTGATTTTTGGCTCAAAAAAGGAGTTGACGCTTTTAGGATGGATATGGCCAATTATCTCATGAAAGCAGATGGCTTTCCCGATGCTCCAAAAAGAGATGGTGATGATAGAAAATATATTCATGGTGAAGGTTTGTATGCAAATCAAGCAGGGATGCACGAACTGATTAATGAGTTAAAAGAAAAAGTTTTAGCACCACACGGAGCAGCTCTTTTTGGGGAAACGTATTTCTTGGACAAAGATAGTGCCTTGGATTATGTTGCTTACGCGCGAAAAGAATTTGATTTGATATATCAGTATGAAGTCGTTGGGGCTCGTGGAAATTGGGAGGAGGCGAAGAGGTCGGTAAGAGAATGGTATGAATCTTTTAATGGTAAGGGCTGGAATTCTATTACTCTTAGTAACCATGATTCACCTAGGCCGATTTCCTTGTTTGGAGATGATGGTGAATACAGAAAAGAGTCTGCTAAATGTTTGGCAACATTTTTGCTAACCGCACCAGGAACACCATTTTTTTTGCAGGGCGAAGAGATTGGAATGACTAATGTTTTGTTTGAAAATATTGATTGTTATTCTGATATAGAAATGAAAGAAAAATATAAAGAGCGAGTTAGTAATGGAGAAGATTCCGAAGTTGTTTTTAGAGATGTCGCTAAGTGGAGCAGGGATAATGCGCGTACTCCTATGCAGTGGGGCAAGACTAAAAATGCTGGTTTTTCTAACGGTAATCCTTGGCTTGGAGTAAATCAAAATTATAAAGATATAAATGTTGAAGCTGAAGAGAGTGATAAAAAATCAATATTGAATTTTTATAAAAATATTATAAAAATAAGACGGAAACATCCCGCACTTGTTTACGGAGACTATATTCCTTTGGTTCCAGACGATTGGGAAACTTACGCTTATATGCGCGTTTTAGGAAAGTCTAGGTACATCGTTTTTCTAAACACATCAAAACGAACTTGGAAAATGGACGCCCTAAAAGAACTTAAGCCAAAATCAAAACTTTTAATTTCCAATTATGATACTCATGATGACCCAGGTGATGGTTTATTATTGCGTCCATGGGAGGTGAGGATATACAAGGCGAGTTAA
- the mutM gene encoding bifunctional DNA-formamidopyrimidine glycosylase/DNA-(apurinic or apyrimidinic site) lyase, translating into MPELPEVETIRNDLSEKIVNKKIVKLEVKKVKLVKNTQEVFMSVLLNSKFSYIDRIGKLLIFTIKKGDLEKYLLVHLKMTGQFIYVGKNEVVAGGHSNSREESKKYRLGGLEKDLPNKFSHVIFHFHDGSTLYFNDMRQFGYLKIVDALELKMIKGKYGIEPLQKNFTWKNFQKVCEGKRTNIKAFLLNQHMISGLGNIYVDEILFASGILPTRNVSALNEDELRELFENTKNIIKKAIKQRGTTFSDYVDSKGERGGFANFLKVYGKEKTVCPKCLRTKILKIKVAGRGTRFCPRCQN; encoded by the coding sequence ATGCCAGAATTACCTGAAGTAGAAACAATCAGAAATGATTTATCAGAAAAGATAGTAAATAAAAAGATTGTTAAATTAGAAGTAAAAAAAGTAAAGCTTGTTAAAAACACTCAAGAAGTTTTTATGAGTGTTTTGTTGAATTCAAAATTTTCCTATATAGACAGGATTGGAAAACTTTTAATATTTACTATCAAAAAAGGAGATTTAGAAAAATATCTTTTGGTTCATCTGAAAATGACAGGTCAGTTTATCTATGTAGGGAAAAATGAAGTGGTTGCTGGAGGGCATAGTAATTCCAGGGAAGAATCAAAAAAATATAGACTAGGTGGATTAGAGAAAGATTTACCAAATAAATTTTCACATGTAATTTTTCATTTCCACGATGGTTCTACTTTGTATTTTAATGATATGAGACAGTTTGGCTATTTGAAAATAGTTGATGCTCTAGAGCTCAAAATGATTAAAGGGAAATACGGGATTGAACCTTTGCAGAAAAACTTTACCTGGAAAAATTTTCAAAAAGTTTGCGAGGGTAAAAGAACAAACATAAAGGCTTTTTTATTAAATCAACATATGATTTCCGGTCTAGGTAATATCTATGTTGATGAGATATTATTTGCATCTGGAATACTTCCCACTAGAAATGTGTCAGCTCTTAACGAAGATGAGTTGAGAGAGTTATTTGAGAATACAAAAAATATTATTAAGAAAGCGATAAAACAAAGAGGAACAACTTTTAGTGATTATGTTGACTCAAAAGGTGAGCGAGGTGGTTTTGCTAATTTTTTGAAAGTTTATGGAAAAGAAAAGACTGTTTGTCCAAAATGTCTGCGAACAAAAATATTAAAAATAAAAGTAGCGGGGAGAGGAACTAGATTTTGTCCTAGATGTCAGAATTAA
- a CDS encoding NAD(P)H-dependent oxidoreductase, producing the protein MKSLIIKAHPASYGFTHKIAFEYKKGALESGKEVEIIDLYSEEYKQEYFSFEDLKNISRDPKRDLIQEKIKESDELVFVFPMWWWGAPAIMKNFIDTNFLAGFAYRFQKSGIPLRLLKGKTARIFVTSDGPWIFYFFFGMPVKKVWKYGTFMTCGIKLKSFKLFSSMRKANDKEKKKYLEKVYQISKK; encoded by the coding sequence ATGAAGTCATTAATCATTAAAGCACATCCTGCTTCCTATGGTTTTACTCACAAGATTGCTTTTGAATATAAAAAGGGAGCTCTAGAATCTGGGAAAGAAGTGGAAATTATAGATTTATATAGCGAAGAGTATAAACAAGAATATTTTTCATTTGAAGATTTAAAAAATATTTCTCGTGACCCTAAAAGGGATTTGATACAAGAGAAAATAAAAGAAAGTGATGAATTGGTTTTTGTTTTTCCGATGTGGTGGTGGGGTGCACCAGCTATTATGAAAAATTTTATTGATACAAATTTTTTAGCAGGTTTTGCTTATCGATTTCAAAAAAGCGGAATCCCTCTAAGGCTATTAAAAGGGAAAACAGCTAGAATTTTTGTTACATCGGATGGTCCTTGGATTTTTTATTTCTTTTTCGGAATGCCTGTAAAAAAGGTTTGGAAATATGGAACTTTTATGACATGTGGGATAAAACTAAAATCATTTAAGCTTTTTTCTTCAATGAGAAAAGCCAATGATAAAGAAAAGAAAAAATACTTAGAAAAAGTTTATCAAATTTCAAAAAAATAA
- a CDS encoding ABC transporter ATP-binding protein/permease, whose product MKKEEKNEEASIKNLIPYFIKYKWRIAFSLSMLIISKALAVADPYVMKMLIDILIEKASGVDIKLIVSLIVLFFALRWGTNLLDGAKDYLFAKVQANIKRYVSLDIFKHLIALPVDFHTNRATGGISRMITRGAKGLEQVFFIMTFHIIPTLIEILFIAIVFIKLFPVSFTLVFLGFVIVYITFTIKFTDRRQKVLIEKNKKDDKASSHSIDALLNYETVKYFTNEKFEYSRYNTSLKDWVGTAIKSTKMGANLNMGQGLIITTGLTAILALAIREYLAGAATIGDFVLVTTYLTRIAIPLNFLGSIYRMVKEGLADVDEMFRLLNVKNTIKDKADAKDLDNIEGHLVMKDVEFKYSDKRTVLKGINIDVPAKSSVALVGYSGSGKSTISKLLLRLYDVSSGAILLDGNDIRDVKQKSLRKSIGMVAQDTTLFNDTIYHNIAYGKTDATKDDVEKAAKIAHIHDFIVSELPEGYDTIVGERGVKLSGGEKQRVAIARMIIKNPCILIFDEATASLDTKSEKIIQDAIKELSKGGRTTVVIAHRLSTIVDFDKIVVMSKGEIIEEGNHLELLQKGGAYASLWETQSSSK is encoded by the coding sequence ATGAAAAAAGAAGAAAAAAACGAAGAAGCAAGTATTAAAAATTTAATTCCATATTTTATTAAGTATAAGTGGAGAATAGCCTTTAGTTTGTCGATGCTTATTATTTCAAAAGCATTAGCCGTTGCTGATCCTTATGTGATGAAAATGTTGATTGATATTTTGATTGAAAAGGCTTCAGGAGTAGATATAAAACTTATAGTTAGTCTTATCGTCTTATTTTTTGCTTTGCGTTGGGGGACAAATCTTCTGGATGGTGCGAAAGATTATTTGTTTGCGAAGGTTCAGGCAAATATCAAAAGATATGTTTCTTTGGATATTTTCAAACATCTAATTGCTCTTCCTGTGGATTTTCATACCAATCGAGCGACTGGTGGTATTTCTAGGATGATTACTCGTGGAGCAAAAGGATTAGAGCAAGTTTTCTTTATTATGACCTTTCATATTATTCCGACACTTATCGAGATATTGTTCATAGCAATAGTATTTATTAAATTATTTCCTGTTTCGTTTACCCTTGTCTTTCTAGGGTTTGTGATTGTGTATATTACATTTACTATTAAGTTTACTGACAGAAGACAGAAGGTGCTGATAGAAAAAAACAAAAAAGACGACAAAGCAAGTAGTCATTCGATTGATGCTTTACTGAATTACGAAACAGTAAAATATTTTACAAACGAAAAGTTTGAATATTCTCGTTACAATACTTCTCTTAAAGACTGGGTTGGGACAGCAATAAAATCAACCAAAATGGGAGCCAATCTCAATATGGGGCAGGGGCTTATCATCACGACAGGGCTTACAGCTATTTTAGCACTAGCTATTAGGGAGTATTTGGCCGGTGCAGCCACTATTGGTGATTTTGTTCTTGTGACAACTTATCTAACAAGAATTGCTATCCCACTAAACTTTCTCGGATCTATTTATAGAATGGTAAAAGAAGGATTGGCAGATGTTGATGAGATGTTTAGGCTCTTGAATGTTAAAAATACTATTAAGGATAAGGCGGATGCTAAAGATCTTGATAATATCGAAGGCCATTTAGTAATGAAAGATGTTGAATTTAAATATTCAGATAAAAGGACTGTGCTAAAAGGAATAAATATCGATGTCCCAGCAAAATCTAGTGTGGCCCTGGTTGGTTACTCTGGCTCTGGGAAGTCTACTATTTCAAAGTTACTCTTGCGTTTATACGATGTAAGTTCAGGGGCTATCTTGCTAGACGGAAATGACATAAGGGATGTAAAGCAAAAATCTCTAAGGAAAAGTATTGGGATGGTAGCTCAAGATACCACACTCTTTAATGACACAATATATCATAATATTGCATATGGGAAAACTGATGCAACAAAAGATGACGTTGAGAAGGCCGCTAAGATTGCTCATATACATGACTTTATTGTAAGTGAGCTCCCTGAAGGATACGATACAATAGTTGGAGAACGAGGCGTGAAACTTTCTGGTGGAGAAAAACAACGAGTAGCAATAGCTCGTATGATAATAAAAAATCCTTGTATTTTGATATTTGATGAAGCGACCGCATCTCTTGATACAAAATCAGAAAAAATTATTCAAGACGCAATTAAAGAGTTATCCAAGGGAGGTAGAACCACGGTAGTCATTGCTCATAGGCTTTCAACTATCGTTGATTTCGATAAGATAGTTGTTATGAGTAAAGGTGAAATAATTGAAGAAGGTAACCATCTCGAATTGTTGCAAAAAGGAGGAGCCTATGCTAGTTTATGGGAAACACAGAGTAGTAGCAAGTAA